One part of the Candidatus Methylomirabilota bacterium genome encodes these proteins:
- a CDS encoding DUF4392 domain-containing protein has protein sequence MGPASDPIETLCALDPAGRGIARLLLPGAMAGAAKSLAGAARVALVTGFVPKREWGCETDGPSGTVVLGRGLRALGAEVVYLADPPVLPILEACLKVLREPLDLVAVPAEPVAAVAEARRALGTFRPSHLVAVERPGRAADGDYYNARGGSVAAWNTPLDALFRGRRAGTVTVGIGDGGNEIGMGRVRARVGRDVALGARIASVVRTDHLIVAGTSNWGAWGLTAHLGLRTGRDLLHTPDEEGRLTRAMVAAGGVDGLTGAARPSVDSMPLSLHQTLLGTLRELTEHLRERRGRAPRATST, from the coding sequence ATGGGCCCCGCCTCTGATCCGATCGAGACTCTCTGCGCGCTGGATCCCGCCGGGCGCGGCATCGCCCGGCTGCTGCTCCCCGGGGCCATGGCGGGAGCGGCCAAGAGCCTGGCCGGCGCCGCGCGGGTGGCGCTCGTGACCGGCTTCGTCCCAAAACGGGAGTGGGGATGTGAGACCGACGGGCCCTCGGGCACCGTCGTCCTGGGGCGGGGGCTGCGCGCGCTCGGAGCCGAGGTCGTCTACCTGGCCGATCCTCCGGTGCTGCCGATCCTGGAGGCGTGCTTGAAGGTCCTGCGGGAGCCCCTGGACCTCGTCGCCGTGCCGGCGGAGCCGGTGGCGGCCGTCGCCGAAGCCCGGCGCGCCCTCGGGACCTTCCGCCCCTCCCACCTCGTCGCCGTCGAGCGACCCGGGCGGGCGGCGGATGGCGACTACTACAACGCGCGCGGCGGGTCCGTCGCGGCCTGGAACACCCCGCTCGACGCCCTCTTCCGCGGCCGGCGAGCCGGGACGGTGACCGTGGGCATCGGAGACGGCGGGAACGAGATCGGGATGGGGCGCGTGCGCGCCCGCGTCGGCCGCGACGTCGCGCTCGGCGCGCGGATCGCGTCGGTGGTGCGGACGGATCACCTGATCGTGGCCGGGACCTCGAACTGGGGCGCCTGGGGCCTGACCGCGCACCTCGGTCTCCGGACCGGGCGCGACCTCCTCCACACCCCCGACGAGGAAGGGCGGCTGACCCGCGCCATGGTGGCGGCGGGCGGCGTGGACGGGCTCACCGGGGCGGCCCGACCGAGCGTGGACAGCATGCCGCTCAGCCTGCACCAGACGCTCCTCGGCACGCTGCGGGAACTGACCGAACACCTTCGAGAACGGCGCGGGCGGGCGCCTCGGGCGACCTCGACCTGA
- a CDS encoding CoA ester lyase, which translates to MPLRLRRSLLFVPGSTPERIAKAIATEADGVILDLEDAVAPVQKPQAREWVVAALRRVDFRGHERVVRVNPLEGPYGRDDLAAVVPAAPDALLLPKAGSAAELRRIDDEVTRLERAAGFEPGRIRFHLLIETVVGVLDVAALARGSPRNAALFFGAGDLVRETRGRLVPSRASELYGLSQVLFAARAAGLDALDTPYFELGNAAGLEAHTRFAADLGYDGKAVIHPKQIEVVNRLFTPSPEAIAEARRVVAAYEEAEAAGAGALSLGGQFIDAVHVAIARETLTRARLAGVEG; encoded by the coding sequence ATGCCGCTCCGGCTCCGCCGCAGCCTCCTCTTCGTCCCGGGAAGCACGCCCGAGCGGATCGCCAAGGCGATCGCCACCGAGGCCGACGGAGTGATCCTCGACCTCGAGGACGCGGTGGCGCCGGTCCAGAAGCCCCAGGCCCGCGAGTGGGTCGTCGCCGCGCTCCGGCGGGTGGACTTCCGGGGCCACGAGCGCGTCGTGCGCGTGAACCCGCTGGAGGGCCCCTACGGCCGGGACGATCTGGCTGCGGTCGTGCCGGCGGCGCCCGACGCGCTCCTCCTGCCGAAGGCCGGATCGGCCGCGGAGCTCCGCCGCATAGACGACGAGGTGACCCGGCTCGAGCGCGCGGCGGGGTTCGAGCCCGGGCGCATCCGGTTCCATCTCCTCATCGAGACGGTGGTGGGCGTGCTCGACGTGGCGGCGCTCGCCCGGGGCTCGCCGCGGAACGCCGCGCTCTTCTTCGGCGCCGGTGATCTCGTCCGCGAGACGCGCGGGCGGCTGGTGCCGAGCCGCGCCTCCGAGCTCTACGGGCTGAGCCAGGTGCTCTTCGCCGCCCGGGCGGCTGGCCTCGATGCGCTCGACACGCCCTACTTCGAGCTCGGGAATGCCGCCGGGCTCGAGGCGCACACCCGCTTCGCCGCCGACCTCGGGTACGACGGGAAGGCGGTGATCCATCCCAAGCAGATCGAGGTGGTCAACCGGCTCTTCACGCCCTCCCCGGAGGCCATCGCCGAGGCCCGGCGAGTGGTCGCCGCGTACGAGGAGGCGGAAGCGGCCGGCGCCGGCGCCCTCAGCCTCGGCGGCCAGTTCATCGACGCGGTCCACGTCGCCATCGCCCGGGAGACCCTGACCCGGGCGCGGCTGGCCGGCGTGGAGGGGTAA
- a CDS encoding c-type cytochrome has product MTPGVRVLGGLALAGLVLGAAAWLAVGQPARPTREAHPGKADFDRYCASCHGEGGKADGPAAAALPVKPPPFTDGRILNPLPDDFLFKVISEGAGSVGLAPQMPAFRPPLTDRQIRDIIAYVRTFADPPYRPEPAPAVAQVAAPPQQPIEFSHVIHAGSYRIDCQYCHADARRSPYAGLPSVERCMGCHKIVAAQGNPEVQKLHGHWKDKRPIEWVRIHKVPGFVYFPHKRHIAAGLACQTCHGPVERMQRVAQVAPLTMGWCIDCHAQRKGPLDCVVCHH; this is encoded by the coding sequence GTGACGCCCGGCGTCCGGGTGCTCGGCGGGCTCGCGCTGGCCGGCCTCGTGCTCGGCGCCGCGGCCTGGCTGGCCGTGGGACAGCCGGCCCGGCCGACCCGGGAGGCCCATCCCGGCAAGGCCGACTTCGACCGATACTGCGCGAGCTGCCACGGCGAGGGCGGCAAGGCCGACGGTCCCGCCGCCGCGGCCCTCCCGGTGAAGCCGCCACCGTTCACCGACGGGCGGATCCTGAACCCGCTGCCCGACGACTTCCTCTTCAAGGTCATCAGCGAGGGGGCCGGCTCGGTCGGGCTGGCGCCGCAGATGCCGGCCTTCCGGCCCCCGCTCACCGACCGCCAGATCCGCGACATCATCGCCTACGTGCGGACCTTCGCCGATCCGCCCTACCGGCCCGAGCCGGCCCCGGCCGTGGCGCAAGTGGCGGCGCCTCCTCAGCAGCCCATCGAGTTCAGCCACGTGATCCACGCCGGGTCCTACCGGATCGACTGCCAGTACTGCCACGCCGACGCCCGCCGGTCTCCCTACGCGGGCCTCCCGTCCGTCGAGCGCTGCATGGGATGCCACAAGATCGTGGCCGCCCAGGGCAATCCCGAGGTCCAGAAGCTCCACGGGCACTGGAAGGACAAGCGGCCGATCGAGTGGGTACGGATCCACAAGGTGCCCGGCTTCGTGTACTTCCCGCACAAGCGTCACATCGCGGCCGGCCTCGCCTGCCAGACCTGTCACGGCCCGGTCGAGCGGATGCAGCGGGTGGCCCAGGTGGCCCCCCTCACGATGGGCTGGTGCATCGACTGCCATGCCCAGAGGAAGGGCCCGCTCGACTGCGTCGTCTGCCACCACTAG
- a CDS encoding aminotransferase class III-fold pyridoxal phosphate-dependent enzyme translates to MAETLLERYRKTRPGSWARWERACRVIPGGITHDSRHLTPFPLYVSRAAGPRKWDVDGNEYIDYWMGHGALFLGHAHPTLVEAVHAQIGRGTHYGACHELEVEWAEWITRIVPSAELVRFTMTGTEATHLAIRLARAATGQPKLVKFTGHFHGWADGVSAGVNPPYEVPMSAGIPGPVLGEVLLAPANDIGALERLVASRQDVGAVILEPSGAQAGTAPIDSGFLKDLRQLTADRRIVLIFDEVITGFRYAPGGAQEYYGVTPDLTTLAKIVAGGLPGAAVCGKRELVSLMAFGADAQWNRTQRVAQNGTFNSNPLSAASGIAMLSQIADGKLHETANARGAELRQALNEVFRKAGTPCVAYGDVSICHISLEGPPGREGPPKNPALYHKWRCALILHGVDMSAYHGWVSTVHGEREIEETAQAVARAVADLQAEGAL, encoded by the coding sequence ATGGCGGAGACGCTGCTGGAACGCTACCGGAAGACCCGGCCCGGCTCGTGGGCGCGCTGGGAGCGCGCCTGCCGCGTGATCCCGGGCGGGATCACCCACGACAGCCGGCACCTGACGCCCTTTCCCCTCTACGTGAGCCGGGCGGCCGGACCACGGAAGTGGGACGTGGACGGGAACGAGTACATCGACTACTGGATGGGGCACGGCGCCCTCTTCCTCGGCCACGCCCACCCGACGCTCGTCGAGGCGGTCCATGCCCAGATCGGGCGCGGGACGCACTACGGGGCCTGCCACGAGCTCGAGGTCGAGTGGGCGGAGTGGATCACGCGGATCGTCCCGTCGGCCGAGCTGGTCCGCTTCACCATGACCGGCACCGAGGCGACGCACCTGGCGATCCGGCTGGCCCGAGCGGCGACCGGACAGCCGAAGCTCGTGAAGTTCACCGGCCACTTCCACGGCTGGGCCGACGGCGTGTCGGCCGGGGTCAACCCGCCCTACGAAGTCCCGATGTCCGCCGGCATCCCCGGCCCGGTCCTCGGCGAGGTGCTCCTCGCCCCGGCGAACGACATCGGCGCGCTGGAGCGGCTGGTGGCGAGCCGCCAGGACGTCGGGGCGGTCATCCTGGAGCCGAGCGGCGCCCAGGCCGGGACGGCCCCCATCGACTCCGGGTTCCTCAAGGACCTCCGGCAGCTCACGGCCGACCGCCGGATCGTCCTCATCTTCGACGAGGTCATCACCGGCTTCCGCTACGCCCCGGGCGGCGCCCAGGAATACTACGGCGTCACGCCCGACCTGACGACCCTCGCCAAGATCGTCGCGGGCGGCCTCCCCGGGGCGGCGGTCTGCGGCAAGCGCGAGCTGGTGAGCCTCATGGCCTTCGGCGCCGACGCCCAGTGGAATCGCACCCAGCGCGTCGCGCAGAACGGGACGTTCAATTCGAACCCCCTCTCGGCGGCGTCCGGCATCGCCATGCTCTCGCAGATCGCCGACGGGAAGCTCCACGAGACGGCCAACGCCCGCGGGGCCGAGCTGCGCCAGGCCCTCAACGAGGTCTTCCGCAAGGCCGGAACCCCGTGCGTCGCCTACGGCGATGTCTCGATCTGTCACATCTCGCTCGAGGGGCCCCCGGGCCGGGAAGGCCCCCCGAAGAACCCGGCGCTCTACCACAAGTGGCGCTGTGCGCTGATCCTCCACGGGGTGGACATGTCGGCCTACCACGGCTGGGTCTCCACGGTCCACGGCGAGCGCGAGATCGAGGAGACGGCCCAGGCAGTGGCTCGCGCGGTCGCGGACCTGCAGGCAGAAGGGGCACTCTAG
- a CDS encoding AIR synthase family protein, with protein sequence MTLLPVGKLPAALLAGLFDKHVTLDERVVLGPRIGEDAAVIDMGDRYLVATTDPITFVTEDLGWYALVVNANDLAVRGAPPRWFLATCLLPEGRTSEDSVEELFGQLGAACRDLGVSLVGGHTEVTHGLDRPIVVGTMLGEVAKDRLVTTSGARPGDALLLTKGIPLEGTSIIARARAAELRARGYADAVLARARGYLGQLSVVPEAGLAADLAPLHAMHDPTEGGLATALWELADAAGVGLAVEAERIPLLPEGRALCGEFGLDPLGTIASGALLIALGPADAGTVLHACAREGIDCAFIGRVVPREAGVTLAAGGRAREMPRFDRDEITRLFT encoded by the coding sequence ATGACTCTGTTGCCGGTCGGGAAGCTTCCCGCCGCGTTGCTGGCGGGTCTCTTCGACAAGCACGTGACGCTCGACGAGCGGGTCGTCCTCGGCCCCCGCATCGGCGAGGACGCCGCCGTCATCGACATGGGCGACCGCTACCTCGTCGCCACGACCGACCCCATCACCTTCGTGACCGAGGACCTCGGCTGGTACGCGCTCGTCGTGAACGCGAATGACCTCGCCGTCCGGGGGGCGCCGCCGCGCTGGTTCCTGGCCACGTGCCTGCTCCCGGAGGGCCGGACTTCCGAGGACTCGGTCGAGGAGCTCTTCGGACAGCTCGGCGCCGCCTGCCGGGATCTCGGCGTCTCGCTGGTGGGCGGCCACACCGAAGTCACTCATGGTCTCGACCGGCCGATCGTCGTCGGCACCATGCTGGGCGAGGTTGCCAAGGACCGTCTCGTCACGACCAGCGGGGCCCGGCCGGGCGACGCCCTGCTCCTCACCAAGGGGATCCCGCTCGAGGGGACCTCGATCATCGCCCGGGCCCGGGCGGCCGAGCTCCGGGCGCGCGGCTACGCCGACGCGGTCCTGGCCCGCGCGCGCGGGTACCTGGGGCAGCTGTCCGTCGTGCCGGAGGCCGGTCTGGCGGCCGACCTGGCGCCGCTTCACGCCATGCACGATCCGACCGAGGGCGGGCTCGCCACCGCGCTCTGGGAGCTCGCGGACGCCGCCGGGGTCGGCCTCGCCGTCGAGGCCGAGCGGATCCCGCTCCTCCCCGAAGGTCGGGCCCTCTGCGGGGAGTTCGGGCTCGATCCCCTCGGGACGATCGCGTCCGGCGCCCTGCTGATCGCCCTCGGGCCGGCGGACGCCGGAACCGTGCTCCACGCGTGCGCGCGCGAGGGGATCGATTGCGCGTTCATCGGCCGAGTGGTTCCTCGGGAGGCGGGGGTCACGCTGGCCGCCGGCGGTCGCGCGCGCGAGATGCCCCGCTTCGACCGGGACGAGATCACCCGCCTGTTCACCTGA
- a CDS encoding gamma-glutamyltransferase, protein MTESRLQEAIERPRFIQGRMRPTDPDDRLRIEARVGPRVLATLRRRGHPLDVVADWAVTMGHAHALTVRRDVGRRLLAGGADPRGDGVALAY, encoded by the coding sequence GTGACGGAATCCAGACTCCAGGAAGCGATCGAGCGACCGCGCTTCATCCAGGGCCGGATGCGCCCGACCGATCCGGATGACCGGCTCCGGATCGAGGCACGGGTGGGCCCCCGCGTCCTGGCGACACTCCGCCGCCGCGGCCACCCCCTCGACGTCGTGGCCGACTGGGCGGTGACGATGGGGCACGCCCACGCCCTCACGGTTCGGCGGGACGTCGGCCGCCGTCTGCTGGCCGGGGGCGCGGATCCGCGGGGCGACGGCGTCGCCCTGGCCTACTAG
- a CDS encoding CBS and ACT domain-containing protein: MALAVRDIMSTDLVTVSPEESARRAYELMRDRRIRHLPVLAEGRLVGILSDRDLRPVLLAPGLAHATVAELMSEHLTTIRPDTPVEDAASLLVVKKIGCLPVVDGDRLVGIVTETDLLAVLVELLGLLAQSTRLDVAVPGGPDAYEKVVDIIRRNQGQIMSVGAVPGTAGETIFSVRLSPCDPRPIVGALTRAGFRVLSPRLGS; encoded by the coding sequence GTGGCGCTTGCCGTCCGGGACATCATGTCGACCGACCTGGTGACCGTCAGCCCCGAAGAGTCCGCCCGCCGGGCCTACGAGCTGATGCGCGACCGCCGCATCCGGCATCTGCCCGTGCTGGCGGAGGGACGGCTGGTGGGCATCCTCTCCGACCGCGACCTCCGCCCCGTCCTGCTCGCGCCGGGGCTGGCCCACGCCACGGTCGCCGAGCTGATGAGCGAGCACCTCACGACGATCCGCCCCGACACGCCGGTCGAGGACGCGGCGAGTCTCCTCGTGGTCAAGAAGATCGGCTGCCTCCCCGTGGTCGACGGCGACCGGCTCGTCGGCATCGTCACCGAGACGGACCTGCTGGCGGTGCTCGTGGAGCTGCTCGGGCTCCTCGCCCAGTCCACACGCCTGGACGTCGCGGTGCCGGGAGGCCCCGACGCCTACGAGAAGGTCGTCGACATCATCCGCCGGAACCAGGGCCAGATCATGAGCGTCGGCGCGGTGCCGGGAACGGCCGGCGAGACGATCTTCAGCGTGCGGCTTTCGCCGTGCGATCCGCGACCGATCGTCGGGGCGCTCACGCGCGCGGGCTTCCGGGTGCTCTCCCCCCGGCTCGGGAGCTGA